GCACTCGGGCATGCACGTAACCATGCTCAACCGTCACCTCGGCGCCCATCGCCTGCAGCCCCTTGATATGCTGATCCACCGGGCGTGCGCCGATGGCACAGCCGCCGGGCAGGCTGACGCGCGCCTCGCCGCAGCGCGCCACCAGCGGCCCCAGCACAAGGATGGAGGCGCGCATGGTCTTCACCATCTCATAGGGCGCGACCGGGTTGTTCAGGCCGGCAGCCTCCAGCGTCGCGGTGCCGCCATCGATGCTGACCTTCACCCCCATCTGCCCGAGCAGGTCGAGCAAGGTGCCGATGTCCTTGAGTTGCGGAACGTTGGTAAAGGTGACGGGCTCCGCCGTCAGCAATGCCGCACACAGGATCGGCAGCGCCGCATTCTTGGCACCGGAGATGGCTACTTCACCAGTGAGGCGGAAACCGCCTTCAATCAACAGCTTGTCCATGATCTTCGCTTACAGTCCCAACTCGACGCGCGCTTCGGCCCATTTGGCCGGGGTATAGGTTTGCAGCTGCAGGGCATGGATCTCGTTGCCCATCAGCTTGCCCAGCGTGGCATAAACGGCCTGGTGCTGACGTACCTTGAGCTGGCCCTCGAAACTCGCGCTGACCACGATCCCGCTGAAATGCACACCATCATCACCGTCGATGAGGACGAATTCGCAGGGAAGACCCTGCTCGATCAACCGCTTGACTTCACTTGCCTCGAACATTTCCAGACTCCTCTCAGGCGCGCAACTTGTAGCCCCGTGCGAGCATCGCCAGGGTCAGTACCGCGACAAAAACAAAACACCCGCTCACCACACCGAGGCTGAGCCAGGGCGACACGTCGGACTGGCCGAAGAAGCCGTAGCGGAAGCCGTCGATCATGAAGAAGAACGGGTTGGCATGGGACACGTCCTGCCACAGCTGCGGCAGGGAATGAATCGAATAGAACACGCCCGACAGCATCGTGAGCGGCATGATCAGGAAGTTCTGAAACGCGGCAAGCTGATCGAACTTGTCCGCCCAGATGCCGGCAATGACGCCGAGCGAACTGAGAATACCCCCGCCCAGCACCGCAAACACGATCACCCACAGGGGCGCGGCCATATGCAGTTCGACAAAGGGGATCGAGATCAGCAACACGCCGACGCCGACGAACAGACCACGAAAGGTCGAGGCGATCACGTAGGCCGCATAGAACTCGCGATACGACAAGGGCGGCAGCAGCACGAAGATGATGTTGCCGGTGATCTTGCTCTGTATCAGCGAGGACGAACTGTTCGCGAAGGCGTTCTGCAACAGCGACATCATCACCAGACCGGGCACGAGAAAGGCGGTATAGGCGATATCGCCGTATACCGTGACGTGACGATCCAGCACATGGGAGAAGATGAGCAGGAAGAGCACCGCGTTTAGCACTGGCGCCATGACGGTCTGGAAGGCCACCTTGCGGAAGCGCAACACTTCCTTGTACAGCAGGGTGCGAAACCCCATCCACGGGGCGTCCTCACCAGACACGATCTGCTGTGGACGCTCAGACACGATGCATGACCTCAATGAAAACCCGTTCCAGATCCGGCTCGCCGAGATGCATCTCGGTCACGCCTGCATTGCCTTCACGCAGACGGGCCAGCAGTTGTTCGATATCGGCGAAGGCATCGAAGGGGAACTCGATCCAGCCGCCCTCCACCGCATGTCCGCCAAGCACGAGCGCGACTTCCGGATGTGCGACCTTCACCCGCATGGTGTGCGTTGCAAAGCGATTGAGCAGGTTCTGCGTCGTATCGAGCGCGACCACCTTGCCCGCCTTGAGCATGGCGATGCGGCCACACAGGGTCTCGGCCTCTTCGAGATAGTGCGTGGTCAGCACGATGGTATGACCGTCCCGGTTGAGCTTGCGCACGAACTGCCACAAGCCCTGCCGCAGCTCGACATCGACGCCCGCGGTCGGCTCGTCGAGCACGATCACCGGCGGGCGATGAACCAGCGCCTGCGCCACCAGCACCCGGCGCTTCATGCCGCCGGACAGGGTCCGCATGTTGGAAGCAGCCTTGGCCGTCAGATCCAGGCTGGCGAGGATCTCGTCGATCCAGTCGTCGTTGTTGCGAATGCCGAAATAGCCGGACTGGATGCGCAACAACTCTCGCACGGTGAAGAAGGGATCGAAGACCAGTTCCTGCGGCACCACACCGAGATTGCGCCTCGCCTTGCGATAGTCGCTCACGACATCGTGGCCCATCACTTCAAGCTTGCCAGTATCCGCACGCACCAGGCCGGCCAGCGCGGAAATCAGTGTTGTCTTGCCGGCGCCGTTCGGCCCCAGCAGGCCAAAGAACTCGCCCTGCCGGATCTCAAGGTCGACGCCGCCCAGCGCCTGCAGGCGCCCGTAATGCTTGGTCACGGACGAAATCCGGATTGCGGGAACAGTCGTCGTCATGCTCAGCCGGCAAGCGGCAGGACTTCGTCCAGACCATAGAGTTCGATCAGACTTTTGAGCCCGTCAGGCATGCCAGTGACACTCAGTGTGTTGCCGCGCGCCTTCAAGCGGCGCAGCCACTCCAGCAGCAAGGCCAGGGCAGCGGAGTCCGCTTCGGTGACGCCCGCGAGGTCGACGACACAGTCGCCCTCGGGAAGAGCGCGACCGATCAGTCCGGCAACCGTCCGCATGGTCAGCGCACCGTCCATGCGGACAACGGATGCTTCAGCCATCAACTGCCCGCCTGAGCGCTCACGAGCGAACTGTTCTTCGCCTCAAGTGAACGAATCAGACCATCGATGCCGTTACTGCGAACCTCGGAGCCAAAGCTGCCCCGATAGTTGGTTACCAGGCTCACGCCGGCCACCACCACGTCGAACACCTTCCAGCCCGTGCCGGTCTTTTCCAGCATGTAGTCGATGCCGATGGGCTGCGCCCCCGGCTGACGTACCTCGGTGCGCACCTGGACCGTCGTGTCGGTCGCACCCATGCGGGTGGGCTTGAAATCGATGACCTGCTCGCGATACTGGGTCAGCGCATTGGAGTAGGTCCGCACCAGCAGGGTCTTGAATGCTTCGGTCAGACGGTCCTGCTGCGCCGGCGTGGCGCTGCGCCAGTCACGACCGACCGCCAGCATGGTCATGCGGCGGAAGTTGAAGTGGGGCAGCACCCGCTCTTCCACCAGACCAAGCACACGCGCGGTATCGCCCGACTGGATGGCCTTGTCTTCGCGCACGATGGTCAGTACGTCGTTGGTCACCGAGCGCACCAGCACATCGGGCGGGGTCTTCTCGTCGAGCGCAAACGCGGCAGGCGCAGCGGTCGCGAACATCAACAGGAAGCAGCACAAAAATCTCTTCATCATTCTCACC
This genomic interval from Parazoarcus communis contains the following:
- a CDS encoding ABC transporter permease, which gives rise to MGFRTLLYKEVLRFRKVAFQTVMAPVLNAVLFLLIFSHVLDRHVTVYGDIAYTAFLVPGLVMMSLLQNAFANSSSSLIQSKITGNIIFVLLPPLSYREFYAAYVIASTFRGLFVGVGVLLISIPFVELHMAAPLWVIVFAVLGGGILSSLGVIAGIWADKFDQLAAFQNFLIMPLTMLSGVFYSIHSLPQLWQDVSHANPFFFMIDGFRYGFFGQSDVSPWLSLGVVSGCFVFVAVLTLAMLARGYKLRA
- a CDS encoding STAS domain-containing protein gives rise to the protein MAEASVVRMDGALTMRTVAGLIGRALPEGDCVVDLAGVTEADSAALALLLEWLRRLKARGNTLSVTGMPDGLKSLIELYGLDEVLPLAG
- a CDS encoding ABC transporter ATP-binding protein is translated as MTTTVPAIRISSVTKHYGRLQALGGVDLEIRQGEFFGLLGPNGAGKTTLISALAGLVRADTGKLEVMGHDVVSDYRKARRNLGVVPQELVFDPFFTVRELLRIQSGYFGIRNNDDWIDEILASLDLTAKAASNMRTLSGGMKRRVLVAQALVHRPPVIVLDEPTAGVDVELRQGLWQFVRKLNRDGHTIVLTTHYLEEAETLCGRIAMLKAGKVVALDTTQNLLNRFATHTMRVKVAHPEVALVLGGHAVEGGWIEFPFDAFADIEQLLARLREGNAGVTEMHLGEPDLERVFIEVMHRV
- a CDS encoding MlaC/ttg2D family ABC transporter substrate-binding protein yields the protein MKRFLCCFLLMFATAAPAAFALDEKTPPDVLVRSVTNDVLTIVREDKAIQSGDTARVLGLVEERVLPHFNFRRMTMLAVGRDWRSATPAQQDRLTEAFKTLLVRTYSNALTQYREQVIDFKPTRMGATDTTVQVRTEVRQPGAQPIGIDYMLEKTGTGWKVFDVVVAGVSLVTNYRGSFGSEVRSNGIDGLIRSLEAKNSSLVSAQAGS
- a CDS encoding BolA family protein, with the translated sequence MFEASEVKRLIEQGLPCEFVLIDGDDGVHFSGIVVSASFEGQLKVRQHQAVYATLGKLMGNEIHALQLQTYTPAKWAEARVELGL